One genomic segment of Prochlorococcus marinus str. MIT 0919 includes these proteins:
- the rplO gene encoding 50S ribosomal protein L15 — protein MTIRLESLKSNKGSRRKKLRKGRGIAAGQGASCGFGMRGQKSRSGRPTRPGFEGGQMPLYRRVPKLKHFPLVNQKNFSIVNVSALNELKSGATVNLDVLVKKGIITSPKYPLKILGNGDLKVKLNVQASAFTASAKSKIEAAGGTCEIFEDKKTE, from the coding sequence ATGACTATTAGACTTGAATCTTTAAAATCCAACAAAGGGTCTCGCAGAAAGAAATTGCGTAAAGGCCGAGGGATAGCTGCTGGTCAGGGTGCAAGCTGTGGTTTTGGCATGCGAGGTCAGAAATCACGTTCCGGGAGACCAACACGTCCAGGGTTCGAAGGCGGGCAGATGCCTTTATATAGAAGAGTCCCTAAGTTGAAACATTTTCCTCTTGTTAATCAAAAGAATTTTTCTATTGTTAATGTATCTGCCTTAAACGAATTAAAGTCAGGGGCGACTGTAAATCTGGATGTTTTAGTAAAGAAAGGAATTATAACTAGTCCTAAGTATCCATTGAAGATTCTGGGGAATGGAGATTTAAAAGTTAAGCTTAATGTGCAAGCATCAGCTTTTACAGCTTCTGCTAAAAGTAAAATAGAAGCTGCAGGTGGAACATGTGAAATTTTTGAGGACAAAAAAACTGAGTAG
- the rpsE gene encoding 30S ribosomal protein S5, producing MSETKTKTTKDNSSSAVPAADGRQENKRNSNRGEKRNRRSDRRNQDRDSEWQERVVQIRRVSKTVKGGKKMSFRAIVVVGNEKGQVGVGVGKAGDVIGAVRKGVADGKKNLVRVPLTRHSSIPTLSNGRDGAASVLIRPAAPGTGVIAGGSIRTVLELAGIKNVLAKRLGSKTPLNNARAAMVALAELRTHKATAKERGISLEQIYS from the coding sequence ATGTCTGAAACTAAAACCAAAACAACTAAAGACAATTCATCTTCTGCAGTTCCAGCAGCAGATGGACGCCAGGAAAATAAAAGAAATAGTAATCGTGGCGAAAAAAGAAACCGTCGCTCAGATCGGAGGAATCAGGACCGAGATTCTGAGTGGCAAGAGAGAGTTGTACAGATTCGCAGAGTTTCTAAGACTGTTAAAGGCGGCAAAAAGATGAGTTTTAGAGCAATAGTTGTAGTTGGAAATGAAAAAGGTCAGGTTGGTGTTGGTGTAGGAAAAGCAGGAGATGTAATAGGCGCTGTTCGTAAAGGAGTTGCTGATGGGAAGAAAAATTTAGTCAGGGTACCTTTGACTCGTCATAGCTCCATCCCAACCCTTTCAAATGGCAGAGATGGAGCAGCAAGTGTTTTAATTCGCCCTGCTGCCCCAGGTACAGGAGTAATAGCTGGTGGATCGATTCGAACAGTTCTAGAATTAGCTGGTATTAAAAATGTTCTTGCTAAAAGACTTGGAAGTAAAACGCCATTAAATAATGCAAGGGCAGCAATGGTTGCTTTAGCTGAACTTCGTACCCATAAAGCCACTGCAAAAGAGCGGGGCATCTCTCTTGAACAGATCTATTCCTAA
- the rplR gene encoding 50S ribosomal protein L18 — translation MTTLSKKQQTQKRHRRLRRHLIGTEQRPRLAVFRSNNHIYAQVINDDSQNTLCSASTLDKDLKENLKANGSSCDASIAVGSLVAKRALAQGIKQVIFDRGGNLYHGRVKALANAAREAGLKF, via the coding sequence ATGACAACACTATCTAAAAAGCAACAAACTCAAAAGCGTCATAGGCGTCTTAGACGCCACTTAATTGGCACTGAACAGAGGCCTAGATTGGCTGTCTTTCGCTCTAATAACCATATTTATGCACAGGTTATTAATGATGATTCGCAAAATACTCTTTGTTCAGCCTCAACGCTTGACAAAGATCTAAAAGAGAATCTTAAAGCTAATGGGAGCAGCTGTGATGCTTCTATAGCTGTAGGCTCTTTGGTAGCAAAAAGAGCTCTTGCTCAAGGTATTAAGCAAGTGATTTTTGACCGAGGAGGTAATCTTTATCACGGTAGGGTTAAAGCTCTAGCTAATGCAGCCCGTGAAGCTGGTCTTAAATTTTGA
- the rplF gene encoding 50S ribosomal protein L6: MSRIGKQPIALPEKVDVTLDGLSVTVKGPKGELHKTLPEGVSVSQIENSIVISATSTKRKSRERHGLSRSLVANMVEGVSNGYTRKLEIVGVGSRAQVKGKNLVVSAGYSHPVEVVPPEGITFKVENNTNVIVSGVDKELVGNEAAKIRAIRPPEPYKGKGIKYEGERIIRKAGKSGKK, from the coding sequence ATGTCACGTATTGGTAAACAACCTATTGCATTGCCTGAGAAGGTTGATGTCACCCTTGATGGGCTTTCAGTTACCGTAAAAGGTCCTAAAGGTGAACTTCATAAAACTTTGCCAGAAGGTGTAAGCGTATCCCAAATTGAAAATTCAATTGTCATTTCCGCAACTAGTACAAAAAGAAAGTCTCGAGAGCGTCATGGTTTATCCCGTTCTTTAGTTGCAAATATGGTTGAAGGAGTAAGCAATGGGTATACCAGAAAATTAGAAATAGTGGGTGTTGGTTCTAGAGCCCAAGTCAAGGGAAAGAATCTTGTTGTAAGTGCTGGATATAGTCATCCTGTAGAAGTTGTTCCTCCAGAGGGAATCACCTTTAAGGTTGAAAACAATACAAATGTCATTGTTTCAGGAGTGGATAAAGAATTGGTTGGCAATGAGGCTGCCAAAATACGAGCAATTCGTCCTCCTGAACCCTATAAAGGTAAGGGTATTAAATATGAAGGTGAACGGATAATTAGAAAGGCTGGTAAGTCAGGCAAGAAATAA
- the rpsH gene encoding 30S ribosomal protein S8 — MANHDPISDMLTRIRNSSEKRHQTTRVPASRMSRSIAKVLQQEGFIAQISEEGEGFKTQLILELKYSGKHRHPTIRSMQRVSRPGLRIYKNTRGLPKVLGGLGVAIISTSKGVMSDRDARKQGVGGEVLCYVY; from the coding sequence ATGGCTAATCACGATCCTATTTCTGACATGCTCACTCGAATTAGAAACTCGAGTGAAAAACGTCATCAAACAACTCGAGTTCCTGCTTCTCGCATGTCTAGAAGCATTGCGAAGGTTCTTCAGCAAGAAGGCTTTATTGCTCAAATTAGTGAGGAAGGAGAGGGTTTCAAAACCCAACTCATTCTGGAGCTTAAGTACAGCGGAAAGCATAGACATCCCACAATTCGTTCAATGCAGCGGGTTAGTAGGCCTGGTTTAAGAATTTATAAAAACACTCGCGGTTTGCCCAAAGTCTTAGGTGGTTTAGGAGTGGCTATTATTTCTACTTCGAAAGGGGTTATGAGTGACCGCGACGCTCGCAAGCAAGGTGTCGGTGGAGAAGTACTTTGTTACGTCTATTAG
- the rplE gene encoding 50S ribosomal protein L5, which yields MSLKTRYRETIRPKLLKDLGLSNIHQVPKVVKVNVNRGLGEAAQNSKTLEASLAEVATITGQKALVTRAKKAIAGFKIRQGMPIGCTVTLRGDRMYSFLERLINLALPRIRDFRGVSPKSFDGRGNYTLGVKEQLIFPEISFDKIDSIRGMDITIVTSARSDEEGRALLKALGIPFRSN from the coding sequence ATGTCACTCAAAACTCGTTATCGAGAGACAATTCGCCCCAAATTACTTAAAGACTTGGGCCTCTCCAATATCCATCAAGTCCCTAAGGTTGTGAAAGTCAACGTAAATAGGGGGTTAGGAGAAGCTGCTCAAAACTCTAAGACTTTAGAAGCTTCACTAGCTGAAGTTGCCACTATTACTGGGCAAAAAGCTTTAGTAACTAGAGCAAAGAAAGCCATTGCTGGATTTAAGATTCGTCAAGGTATGCCTATTGGCTGCACTGTTACTTTGCGAGGTGACAGAATGTATTCTTTTTTAGAGCGTTTAATTAATCTTGCTTTACCGAGAATTAGAGACTTTAGAGGTGTTAGCCCTAAGAGTTTTGATGGTCGGGGTAATTACACTCTTGGGGTAAAAGAGCAATTAATTTTTCCTGAAATCTCTTTTGATAAAATTGACTCAATTAGAGGAATGGATATCACCATAGTTACAAGTGCTAGGTCTGACGAAGAGGGCAGAGCTCTCTTAAAGGCGTTGGGAATTCCTTTTCGTAGTAACTGA
- the rplX gene encoding 50S ribosomal protein L24, translated as MRLKKGDTVQVINGKEKGKTGEVLKTLPFQNRVVVEGVNLRTKHVKPTQEGESGSIVTEEASLHASNVMLYSTAKKVASRVEIFVDKDGSKKRRLKKTGELID; from the coding sequence ATGCGCCTTAAGAAAGGAGATACAGTGCAGGTTATTAATGGTAAAGAAAAGGGGAAAACAGGTGAAGTTTTGAAAACCCTCCCTTTTCAAAACCGTGTAGTTGTAGAAGGTGTAAACCTTCGAACGAAACATGTGAAGCCAACCCAAGAAGGTGAATCTGGAAGCATCGTGACTGAAGAAGCATCTCTCCATGCCTCAAATGTCATGCTTTATTCCACTGCCAAAAAAGTGGCGAGTAGGGTTGAAATCTTTGTTGATAAAGATGGTTCTAAGAAACGACGACTTAAGAAAACTGGTGAGTTGATTGATTAA
- the rplN gene encoding 50S ribosomal protein L14, with protein MIQQETFLTVADNSGAKKLQCIRVLGSNRRYAHVGDVIVAAVKDALPNMGVKKSDVVKAVVVRTKATLRRETGNSIRFDDNAAVLINEDKNPRGTRVFGPVARELRERNFTKIVSLAPEVI; from the coding sequence ATGATTCAACAAGAGACATTCCTTACTGTTGCAGATAACAGTGGAGCTAAGAAACTTCAATGTATTAGGGTTCTCGGTTCCAATAGAAGATATGCCCATGTTGGCGATGTAATAGTTGCTGCTGTCAAAGATGCTTTGCCAAACATGGGTGTTAAGAAGTCTGATGTGGTTAAAGCGGTAGTAGTTCGCACAAAGGCCACATTAAGAAGGGAGACTGGTAACTCGATTCGTTTTGATGACAATGCTGCTGTTTTGATCAATGAGGATAAAAACCCTCGGGGAACTAGGGTTTTTGGACCAGTTGCCCGGGAATTAAGAGAAAGAAATTTCACTAAAATCGTTTCTTTAGCTCCGGAGGTGATTTAA
- the rpsQ gene encoding 30S ribosomal protein S17 encodes MALKERVGTVVSDKMDKTVVVAVENRFPHPIYQKIVSRTARYKVHDAENNCRLGDKVRITETRPLSASKRWTVAEVLRTASNSQEGAK; translated from the coding sequence ATGGCACTTAAAGAAAGGGTAGGCACAGTCGTTAGTGACAAGATGGATAAAACGGTGGTTGTAGCCGTTGAGAACCGCTTCCCTCACCCCATCTATCAAAAGATTGTTAGCAGAACGGCTCGGTATAAAGTTCATGATGCCGAGAATAATTGCAGGCTAGGGGACAAAGTTCGGATTACAGAAACACGCCCTCTTAGTGCTAGCAAGCGCTGGACTGTCGCTGAGGTTTTAAGAACTGCTAGTAATTCTCAGGAGGGTGCAAAATGA
- the rpmC gene encoding 50S ribosomal protein L29, producing MAKSEQSEVSKLTDDDLKNKIEEIRKELFDLRFQRATRQLTQSHRFKQARVQLAQLLTVQNDRSRSSTSS from the coding sequence ATGGCTAAGTCCGAACAATCTGAGGTATCAAAGCTCACTGATGATGATCTCAAAAATAAAATTGAAGAGATTCGTAAAGAGCTCTTTGATCTCAGATTCCAGCGAGCTACTAGGCAGCTCACCCAATCTCACCGTTTTAAACAGGCTCGCGTTCAGCTAGCCCAGTTGTTAACGGTTCAGAACGACAGAAGTCGTTCCTCAACCTCCTCTTGA
- the rplP gene encoding 50S ribosomal protein L16, with amino-acid sequence MLSPKRTKFRKQQRGRMRGIATRGNTIAFGQFALQAQECGWITSRQIEASRRAMTRYVKRGGKIWIRIFPDKPVTMRPAETRMGSGKGNPEFWVAVIKPGRILFEMGGEEITESIAREAMRLAQYKLPVKTKFLVKEDYISPPELNQESSSSSPVSTLES; translated from the coding sequence ATGCTCAGTCCTAAACGCACAAAATTCAGGAAGCAACAACGTGGTCGTATGAGAGGTATTGCCACAAGAGGCAATACAATTGCATTTGGTCAGTTTGCCTTGCAAGCTCAAGAGTGTGGCTGGATTACTTCTCGTCAGATTGAAGCAAGCAGGCGAGCAATGACTCGTTATGTAAAACGGGGAGGCAAAATTTGGATCAGAATTTTCCCTGATAAACCCGTGACTATGCGTCCCGCTGAAACTCGCATGGGATCGGGAAAGGGCAACCCAGAATTTTGGGTTGCTGTTATTAAACCTGGTCGAATACTTTTTGAAATGGGAGGGGAAGAGATTACTGAATCAATAGCAAGGGAAGCAATGCGTTTAGCTCAATACAAGCTTCCTGTAAAGACAAAGTTTTTAGTTAAGGAGGATTACATCTCACCTCCTGAATTAAATCAAGAGTCTTCGAGCTCATCCCCTGTCTCTACCTTGGAGTCTTAA
- the rpsC gene encoding 30S ribosomal protein S3, which yields MGHKIHPNGLRLGITQEHRSRWYASSKTYPLLLQEDDRIRGFIQKKYSSAGISDVLIARKADQLEVELKTARPGVIVGRQGSGIEELRSGIQKTIGDRSRQVRINVVEIERVDADAQLLAEYIAQQLEKRVAFRRTIRMAVQRAQRAGVLGLKIQVGGRLNGAEIARSEWTREGRVPLHTLRAEIDYANKTANTTYGVLGIKVWVFKGEVLSKEDQPLPVGASPRRKGNRRPQNFEDRSNDGK from the coding sequence ATGGGACATAAAATCCACCCAAATGGCTTGCGCCTTGGCATTACCCAAGAGCATCGTTCACGCTGGTATGCCTCCAGCAAAACTTATCCACTGCTTCTCCAAGAAGATGATCGGATTCGAGGCTTTATTCAGAAGAAATATTCCTCTGCGGGCATTAGCGATGTTTTAATTGCTCGCAAAGCTGATCAGTTAGAGGTTGAATTGAAAACGGCAAGACCTGGAGTAATTGTTGGTAGACAAGGAAGTGGAATAGAGGAATTGAGATCTGGCATTCAAAAAACAATTGGAGATAGAAGTAGGCAAGTTCGAATCAATGTTGTTGAGATTGAACGAGTTGATGCGGATGCTCAACTTCTTGCTGAATATATTGCTCAACAACTTGAGAAGCGTGTTGCATTTCGAAGAACGATTCGAATGGCAGTTCAGCGAGCTCAAAGAGCAGGTGTGCTAGGACTTAAGATTCAGGTTGGAGGTAGATTGAACGGCGCTGAAATAGCTCGGTCAGAATGGACTCGTGAAGGCCGTGTTCCATTACACACTCTTCGAGCTGAAATCGATTATGCAAATAAAACTGCTAATACTACTTATGGTGTTTTGGGAATAAAAGTTTGGGTTTTCAAAGGAGAAGTGCTTTCTAAAGAAGATCAACCCTTGCCTGTTGGCGCGAGTCCAAGAAGAAAGGGTAATCGAAGACCTCAAAACTTTGAGGACAGATCCAATGATGGTAAATAA